From the Thermovirga lienii DSM 17291 genome, one window contains:
- a CDS encoding phosphatidate cytidylyltransferase (InterPro IPR000374~KEGG: pmo:Pmob_0852 hypothetical protein~PFAM: phosphatidate cytidylyltransferase~SPTR: Putative uncharacterized protein) encodes MRRYILPGSKDAIFAVGALLVLGLLLRNAASVILFLTLMLIFGGAPLVAFLLSCLIAYPASGQLGLIGVFGAVALMVLALEPLRALFLEEMKRIKERMGIFLYRRKLYRLLGLVFPLVIFPVFGLFSYRYVLVTMASISLGSELLRNYSFRFNEAFCRFFSKVSKEEESHFVTGTTMYLTAGALASFFPEPVGPLSLIIVTLGDAWAVMVGSKWGRRTIRGKKTLEGTAACFFACIFASFAFGSLEVFGGLSTVGLGVGAVISSLAELLTPGRYDNFIMTLAAAFGLWVGQLCS; translated from the coding sequence ATGAGACGTTACATATTGCCGGGTTCCAAGGATGCCATCTTCGCAGTGGGTGCTCTTTTAGTTTTAGGCTTGCTCCTTCGAAATGCGGCTTCTGTGATTTTGTTCTTGACCTTGATGCTCATTTTTGGAGGTGCACCTCTAGTTGCTTTTCTTCTGTCATGTCTAATCGCTTACCCTGCCTCAGGGCAATTGGGCCTAATAGGAGTTTTTGGTGCTGTGGCGTTGATGGTTTTGGCTTTAGAGCCCCTTAGGGCTTTGTTCCTTGAGGAAATGAAGCGCATCAAAGAGCGCATGGGGATTTTCCTCTACAGAAGGAAACTATACAGGCTGTTGGGGTTGGTTTTCCCTCTCGTCATATTTCCCGTGTTTGGTCTCTTTTCTTATAGGTACGTCTTGGTGACGATGGCTTCCATATCCCTCGGTTCAGAGCTTCTGAGAAACTACAGCTTCCGTTTCAATGAGGCCTTTTGCAGATTTTTCTCAAAGGTAAGCAAAGAGGAGGAAAGTCACTTCGTAACGGGAACAACCATGTACCTGACCGCTGGAGCTCTTGCTTCCTTTTTCCCCGAGCCGGTTGGCCCTCTTTCCCTTATCATAGTAACCCTTGGAGATGCCTGGGCTGTCATGGTTGGATCCAAATGGGGAAGAAGAACCATAAGAGGAAAAAAGACCCTTGAAGGCACCGCGGCCTGCTTTTTTGCCTGCATTTTCGCGTCTTTCGCTTTTGGCTCCCTTGAAGTCTTTGGCGGACTCAGTACGGTGGGGTTGGGTGTGGGCGCTGTAATTTCTTCTTTAGCGGAGCTTTTGACGCCTGGGAGGTATGATAACTTCATCATGACCTTGGCTGCAGCATTTGGGCTATGGGTTGGTCAATTGTGCTCTTAG
- a CDS encoding hypothetical protein (KEGG: tte:TTE1894 hypothetical protein~SPTR: Putative uncharacterized protein): MPRGDRTGPLGAGPRTGRMAGYCSGSSVPGYMNPWVGRGPFWRLGRGGRGLRRRFCWWAPYVVGFPPGPLPYQEPTEEEEKEFLKSQAEVLQKELDALRKRLEELEG, from the coding sequence ATGCCTAGAGGAGATAGAACAGGTCCTTTGGGTGCTGGCCCTAGGACAGGCCGCATGGCAGGGTATTGTTCCGGTTCCTCCGTGCCTGGTTATATGAATCCGTGGGTTGGCAGAGGCCCTTTTTGGCGTTTGGGCCGTGGGGGTAGAGGCCTCAGGAGGCGCTTTTGTTGGTGGGCCCCTTATGTTGTGGGCTTCCCGCCGGGGCCCTTGCCTTACCAGGAGCCCACGGAGGAGGAAGAAAAGGAATTCCTGAAAAGCCAGGCAGAAGTGTTACAGAAGGAATTGGACGCTTTGAGGAAAAGGCTGGAGGAGCTCGAAGGTTAG
- a CDS encoding transcriptional regulator, RpiR family (PFAM: SIS domain; Helix-turn-helix domain, rpiR family~COGs: COG1737 Transcriptional regulators~InterPro IPR000281: IPR001347~KEGG: aco:Amico_1807 transcriptional regulator, RpiR family~PFAM: sugar isomerase (SIS); helix-turn-helix protein RpiR~SPTR: Transcriptional regulator, RpiR family), producing the protein MENPKEYLDIFARLRQGKETLTSSQALLCNFILQNYRNVAFMTVEKLAASSGVSTATVIRTIKKLGFGSYNDFLETLRKVVLSSGPSLWWQMEETWNKLNFTAGNILQEVAKDNIESITNSISPMLMENFPRAVQSLCSAERIYIVGLRSTQGIALYCYLMLNQFLDNISFPCMVGSDNMYSELYPCSEKDALIAISIGGPHYATRTIDALEYASSKGATTILITTDVASPGSQWSSVILPAAPSKGFYSVVSVMTIIDALIATIGYEKKIPGKDKLRNLEKILVSKGITY; encoded by the coding sequence ATGGAAAACCCAAAAGAGTACTTGGATATATTTGCGAGGTTAAGACAAGGCAAAGAAACCTTAACTAGCAGCCAGGCCCTCCTGTGCAATTTCATTCTGCAAAATTACAGAAACGTAGCCTTTATGACCGTGGAAAAGCTCGCTGCATCCAGTGGGGTTTCCACCGCAACGGTTATAAGGACTATTAAAAAGCTGGGGTTTGGTTCATACAACGATTTTTTGGAGACTCTAAGAAAAGTCGTGCTCTCTTCGGGACCGAGCCTGTGGTGGCAGATGGAAGAGACATGGAATAAGCTTAATTTCACTGCGGGAAACATACTGCAAGAGGTGGCCAAAGACAACATTGAATCAATAACAAACTCCATCAGCCCCATGCTCATGGAAAATTTCCCTAGGGCAGTTCAAAGCCTATGCTCTGCAGAAAGGATTTACATCGTCGGCCTAAGATCCACCCAGGGCATTGCCCTTTACTGCTACTTGATGCTTAATCAATTCCTGGATAACATATCCTTCCCCTGCATGGTCGGCTCGGATAACATGTACTCCGAACTTTACCCCTGTTCTGAGAAAGATGCCCTTATTGCCATTTCCATTGGCGGCCCCCATTACGCCACAAGGACGATTGATGCCTTGGAGTACGCAAGCAGCAAGGGGGCTACAACTATACTCATAACTACCGACGTAGCATCTCCTGGCTCCCAATGGTCTTCGGTCATTTTGCCTGCTGCGCCGTCCAAAGGCTTTTACTCGGTTGTATCAGTGATGACCATTATAGATGCCCTTATAGCGACCATAGGGTACGAAAAGAAAATCCCAGGAAAAGACAAACTCCGCAACCTTGAGAAAATACTGGTTTCCAAGGGCATAACATATTGA
- a CDS encoding alkyl hydroperoxide reductase/ Thiol specific antioxidant/ Mal allergen (PFAM: AhpC/TSA family~COGs: COG0450 Peroxiredoxin~InterPro IPR000866~KEGG: dol:Dole_2161 peroxiredoxin-like protein~PFAM: alkyl hydroperoxide reductase/ Thiol specific antioxidant/ Mal allergen~SPTR: Peroxiredoxin-like protein), with product MEEKKIGCARPTGALVGGEDVKEIVQEVKPSMTVMVGRHAPDFEAPAYYQGKFVTVKLSEFLGKWVLLCFYPGDFTFV from the coding sequence ATGGAAGAGAAGAAAATCGGATGTGCAAGGCCTACGGGGGCATTGGTGGGAGGAGAGGATGTAAAAGAGATAGTACAGGAGGTGAAACCGTCTATGACTGTCATGGTGGGAAGGCATGCTCCAGATTTCGAGGCTCCTGCGTATTATCAGGGAAAGTTTGTCACGGTTAAGCTCTCAGAGTTCTTAGGCAAGTGGGTTTTGCTTTGTTTCTATCCTGGAGACTTTACCTTTGTCTGA
- a CDS encoding peptidase M17 leucyl aminopeptidase domain protein (PFAM: Cytosol aminopeptidase family, catalytic domain; Cytosol aminopeptidase family, N-terminal domain~COGs: COG0260 Leucyl aminopeptidase~InterPro IPR008283: IPR000819~KEGG: aae:aq_2099 leucyl aminopeptidase~PFAM: peptidase M17 leucyl aminopeptidase domain protein~SPTR: Probable cytosol aminopeptidase), which yields MDIKAYMGSASEWSGDALAVFVSEEDLGDFRFLGEDIANLISWRVSESSFKAQKDTTLWTCLFDKRVKHVFLVGLGKESQFQLDDFRRAAALVVKQATKERCRDVLMVSARDSLRGVHQAMVEGAVLGSYKFSKYKTKKDNGNEWEIERIYVKGSGESDIKEGTVFAESQNFVRDLVNEPGNVINPVSLAEKAKKIGEEGNLEVYVYDENQLKEMGMMGLLSVGGASKTPPRLIHMIYKPQNPVEKIAFVGKGITFDSGGLNIKPSDFMRTMKGDKAGACNVLGLMRAIAKMDLPFEVHGFIGAAENMPGGGAYRPDDIIRLRNGKTVEIDNTDAEGRVTLADVLSYASEQNPSCIIDMATLTGACAVALGEYTAGVFANDDELVSDFLATAKETGERMWQLPIDDERLRKKIKSPVADVVNSAGRYGGAITAAMFLQEFVGEGIKWLHVDMAGTDNTKEEYGYYIKGATGFGVRTCLAWLREKERKGPAGL from the coding sequence GTGGACATTAAGGCATATATGGGTTCTGCATCTGAATGGTCTGGAGATGCTCTTGCTGTCTTCGTTAGCGAGGAAGACCTCGGGGATTTTCGGTTCCTTGGAGAAGATATAGCCAACCTAATCAGTTGGAGGGTTTCAGAATCCTCCTTCAAGGCTCAGAAGGATACGACCCTGTGGACATGTCTTTTTGACAAAAGGGTGAAACACGTCTTTCTAGTGGGTTTGGGTAAGGAATCTCAATTTCAGTTGGATGACTTTCGGCGGGCGGCAGCTCTGGTAGTAAAGCAGGCTACCAAGGAGCGCTGCAGGGACGTTCTTATGGTTTCTGCAAGAGACAGCCTGAGGGGCGTCCACCAGGCCATGGTTGAAGGAGCTGTATTGGGAAGTTATAAGTTCTCCAAGTATAAAACCAAGAAAGATAACGGCAACGAATGGGAGATAGAGAGAATATATGTGAAGGGTTCGGGGGAATCAGACATAAAGGAAGGGACTGTATTTGCCGAGTCCCAAAACTTTGTTAGGGATCTGGTGAATGAACCAGGAAACGTCATAAACCCCGTCTCCCTTGCGGAGAAGGCAAAGAAGATAGGGGAAGAAGGTAACCTTGAGGTTTACGTGTACGACGAGAATCAGCTTAAGGAAATGGGCATGATGGGCCTTTTGAGCGTTGGCGGGGCGTCCAAAACCCCTCCAAGGCTGATCCATATGATATATAAACCTCAAAATCCTGTAGAGAAGATAGCCTTTGTTGGTAAAGGCATAACTTTCGACAGTGGGGGGCTCAATATAAAACCCTCCGATTTTATGAGGACCATGAAGGGAGACAAGGCGGGGGCCTGCAACGTTCTTGGCCTTATGAGGGCTATTGCGAAAATGGACCTGCCCTTTGAGGTTCATGGCTTCATTGGCGCAGCAGAGAACATGCCTGGAGGCGGAGCTTACAGGCCAGACGACATAATAAGATTGAGAAACGGAAAGACTGTCGAGATTGATAATACCGACGCGGAAGGTAGAGTTACACTGGCGGACGTTTTGTCCTACGCATCGGAGCAAAATCCTTCCTGCATCATAGACATGGCGACCCTGACCGGCGCATGTGCCGTAGCTCTAGGAGAGTATACTGCTGGGGTTTTCGCGAACGACGATGAACTGGTTTCGGACTTTTTAGCGACGGCCAAGGAGACGGGGGAGAGAATGTGGCAGCTGCCCATTGACGATGAGAGGTTGAGGAAGAAGATCAAGTCCCCTGTGGCAGATGTGGTCAACTCCGCGGGACGCTACGGAGGCGCCATAACGGCGGCCATGTTCTTGCAGGAATTCGTAGGAGAGGGCATAAAGTGGCTTCATGTGGACATGGCTGGAACGGATAATACCAAGGAGGAATATGGCTACTACATTAAGGGGGCCACGGGCTTTGGAGTGAGAACTTGTCTAGCTTGGTTGCGGGAAAAGGAGAGAAAAGGACCAGCCGGCCTATGA
- a CDS encoding Protein of unknown function DUF2229, CoA enzyme activase (PFAM: 2-hydroxyglutaryl-CoA dehydratase, D-component; BadF/BadG/BcrA/BcrD ATPase family; CoA enzyme activase uncharacterised domain (DUF2229)~COGs: COG1924 Activator of 2-hydroxyglutaryl-CoA dehydratase (HSP70-class ATPase domain)~InterPro IPR011461: IPR002731: IPR018709~KEGG: pmo:Pmob_1610 CoA-substrate-specific enzyme activase~PFAM: Protein of unknown function DUF2229, CoA enzyme activase; ATPase BadF/BadG/BcrA/BcrD type; protein of unknown function DUF1567~SPTR: Putative CoA-substrate-specific enzyme activase) has protein sequence MKKIVIGIDVGSSSIHCGGLDLNTKEVLWCSNPHPHLGRPLETLKNVILPQIRALEAEFQIVGTALTGIGAKTIAETTPQVFYEYDSVTIPKGISMLEENPRYAFHLGAKDSYFFSFGKVMGKTVLLESNTNTKCGGGSGTLVEKQVRRLYCKANSSNQHDQTLEALFAEAVEEATSYPDAKPYRARCGVVIQSDMIHDQNEGMPKAALIAKLFKTVAFNFAQDVIGPRQLEKDAKTIISGGLARIRPIVDQIEKITGLRITTCKHHLQVAAIGAASMSIEKNRLYVLTSTDIDRALYEAKRNRKYAPPLKDYLEKVYVYDDSRNGAKEAILLSSDPEVVIGVDGGSTTTKAVVVSLKDGKILDSLYLPTHGDPLGALKRIIKHFSRNKELYKVMGICTTGSARKLFESVLSSRAARNRFEREGFQVPDAAVDEITCHAIGIRHHDKDIDTIFEIGGQDMKFTTFKRGPYGPLDEVEEAKMNYSCQAGAGQTLENMAEILGLDVKSSLQEKALSASKTPIIDATCGVFMEIEEQRLIAENFPQEEIAAAIVRATAESYFHKFVGGSRHVGHKCSCQGGPSLGKAFLAAMAQVTGKEIHAYPGRELFGAYGAALWVRDKIIKLREKGLPVRSAFRGWNLADETFKYEEKTCLERWGKSSCGVRNCTLKIFQVSGEEIISGGFCPRGNSDVSEKPKKDYVVLFHNLLEKHFDGVLFQNIGKEKVNSPTIGIRRCGLMLGKRSVFFSAMLKQLGFTPVLTPVSDHKITELGTRFAPTEYCIAMKISAGHAALLAMNPSIDYLFMPSFIDEIDEKGNKRMFCIYTEAENFVLKDALGIDKSRLVMPILHLGQKGPLAQEIARAMKAIGLSCSEKQIKEAIDYANQKVEAFMEDLAKAGDRFLSSLASDKEPGYVGLGRDYVLLDPEASSNSGHLFTQVRGMHYIPQPFLRHKYKDIDIDRLVENEYWAQSAEILKASIYTSQTHNLYPIRLMNFACGPDSIKFMMESEIFKASSKPFLHLMTDAQVNNAPFSTRAEAHHRVVTLHFNSDRKSQKQRTSLLFTFKGTKVTKGTDRTWLIPYMGKVSSLAAAAAEKWGIKAAVVPTNTPESLETAGKFISMETCFPLRGVVGDIMATLLKLEAEKGPRKVQDEYLIFLPTTSGPCRFGKYSEVLKLILRQVGLGEIPIVSPSSSRGYLDFDELGLNLNPFDGLRLAADIYDAILVSDLFDDLILRFRPYAKDREAFNELSLQRFNSLKDILAGRTSGKDVCQWLMETAKTMAEFPKKQKERFPLVLYVGEIYMRQHDPYTGNIVERLEEEGLELVRSPVHEWLEYVTFLAWEKGRKPLNLLAEAYMRFANGKFKRTIQSYLKERHVLSSPREILSRIEAEEVYHSDIMGESALSIGIFNEFIKGRLSSHKPPICGIFHVGPFTCMQEGISSAKIRAMIKEFQKGNREEVIPVINAFFGESPNPNLEAEIASFRESCYLRAQLTNP, from the coding sequence ATGAAAAAAATTGTGATAGGCATTGATGTAGGCTCCTCCTCTATCCATTGCGGAGGTTTGGACTTGAACACTAAAGAAGTCCTGTGGTGTTCCAATCCTCATCCCCATTTGGGGCGCCCCTTGGAGACCCTTAAGAATGTTATTTTGCCTCAGATAAGGGCACTGGAAGCTGAATTCCAAATTGTAGGCACAGCTTTAACTGGCATAGGGGCCAAAACAATAGCGGAAACTACGCCACAGGTATTTTACGAGTACGACAGTGTGACCATCCCCAAAGGTATCTCCATGTTAGAAGAAAACCCTCGCTATGCTTTTCACCTTGGTGCAAAGGATTCTTACTTTTTCAGTTTCGGGAAAGTGATGGGAAAAACCGTCCTATTGGAAAGCAACACCAACACCAAGTGTGGTGGAGGATCAGGCACCTTAGTGGAAAAACAGGTACGACGCCTCTACTGTAAAGCTAACTCATCCAACCAACACGATCAAACATTAGAAGCTTTATTTGCAGAAGCTGTAGAGGAAGCAACTTCATACCCTGATGCCAAACCCTACAGGGCTCGATGTGGGGTGGTCATCCAGTCAGATATGATACATGACCAAAACGAAGGTATGCCGAAAGCCGCCTTGATAGCAAAGCTTTTCAAAACAGTAGCGTTCAACTTTGCCCAGGACGTAATCGGCCCTCGCCAGCTAGAAAAGGATGCAAAGACAATAATCTCGGGCGGACTAGCGCGGATAAGGCCCATAGTCGACCAGATAGAGAAAATCACAGGACTTCGAATAACCACCTGCAAACACCATCTGCAAGTTGCGGCCATAGGAGCTGCCTCAATGAGCATAGAGAAAAACAGGTTATACGTGCTAACCTCAACGGACATAGACCGAGCCCTTTATGAAGCCAAAAGAAACAGGAAATACGCCCCACCATTGAAAGACTACTTGGAGAAGGTTTACGTTTACGATGATTCGAGGAATGGAGCAAAAGAAGCTATACTTCTTTCATCTGATCCAGAGGTGGTAATAGGGGTAGATGGGGGCTCTACGACCACAAAGGCCGTGGTGGTATCTTTGAAGGATGGCAAAATCCTGGACAGCCTTTACCTTCCAACCCACGGAGATCCCCTAGGGGCCCTCAAAAGGATAATAAAGCACTTTTCACGCAACAAAGAGCTTTACAAGGTGATGGGGATATGTACCACAGGGTCGGCCAGGAAACTTTTTGAGAGCGTACTATCCAGCAGGGCCGCGCGCAATAGATTTGAAAGAGAAGGGTTTCAAGTTCCCGACGCTGCAGTGGACGAGATAACCTGTCACGCCATAGGGATACGACACCACGATAAAGACATAGACACGATCTTCGAGATAGGTGGACAAGACATGAAGTTCACCACCTTCAAAAGGGGACCCTATGGCCCCCTTGACGAGGTGGAAGAAGCGAAGATGAACTATTCGTGCCAGGCAGGAGCCGGCCAAACACTGGAAAACATGGCAGAGATCCTGGGATTGGACGTCAAGTCTTCCCTCCAGGAAAAGGCCCTTTCGGCATCCAAAACCCCAATTATAGACGCCACCTGCGGCGTTTTCATGGAAATAGAAGAACAACGTTTGATCGCCGAGAACTTCCCCCAGGAGGAAATAGCCGCAGCTATAGTTCGGGCCACTGCTGAAAGTTACTTCCATAAATTCGTAGGAGGCTCAAGGCACGTGGGGCACAAGTGCTCCTGCCAAGGCGGCCCTTCCCTGGGCAAGGCCTTTCTAGCCGCCATGGCGCAGGTAACGGGCAAAGAAATTCATGCATACCCCGGCAGAGAACTTTTCGGCGCATACGGTGCAGCTTTATGGGTCAGAGACAAGATTATCAAACTAAGGGAGAAGGGCCTACCGGTTCGTTCCGCTTTTCGTGGATGGAACCTGGCAGATGAAACCTTCAAGTATGAAGAAAAAACATGCCTCGAAAGATGGGGGAAAAGTTCCTGCGGAGTGCGAAATTGCACTCTGAAGATATTCCAAGTGTCAGGAGAAGAGATCATTAGCGGAGGCTTTTGTCCTAGGGGCAATAGCGACGTCTCGGAAAAACCTAAAAAAGATTATGTGGTGCTTTTTCACAACCTCCTAGAGAAGCATTTTGACGGTGTATTGTTCCAAAACATAGGTAAAGAAAAGGTAAATTCACCCACCATTGGCATCAGGCGATGCGGCCTCATGCTTGGCAAAAGAAGCGTATTTTTCTCCGCCATGCTGAAGCAGCTGGGTTTCACTCCAGTACTGACACCTGTTTCGGACCATAAAATCACCGAGCTTGGAACCCGCTTTGCCCCAACGGAATATTGCATCGCAATGAAAATATCCGCAGGACATGCTGCACTACTGGCAATGAACCCCAGCATAGACTACCTTTTCATGCCCTCTTTCATAGATGAGATCGACGAAAAAGGAAACAAAAGGATGTTCTGCATATACACAGAGGCTGAAAACTTCGTATTGAAGGACGCCTTGGGCATCGACAAAAGCAGGTTGGTCATGCCCATACTCCATTTGGGACAAAAAGGTCCCTTAGCTCAAGAAATAGCTCGAGCGATGAAAGCCATTGGACTTTCATGTTCAGAGAAACAAATCAAAGAAGCCATAGATTATGCAAACCAAAAAGTCGAAGCCTTCATGGAGGACCTGGCAAAGGCAGGAGACCGATTCCTTTCATCCTTGGCCAGCGATAAAGAACCGGGATATGTAGGGTTGGGGAGGGACTACGTGCTCCTGGACCCAGAAGCATCATCAAACTCTGGGCACCTTTTCACCCAAGTGAGGGGCATGCATTACATTCCTCAGCCTTTCCTGAGGCATAAGTATAAAGACATCGACATAGACAGGCTGGTTGAAAATGAATACTGGGCCCAGAGTGCTGAAATACTTAAAGCGAGCATCTACACATCTCAAACTCACAATCTCTACCCTATAAGGCTCATGAACTTTGCCTGCGGACCTGACTCCATAAAATTCATGATGGAGAGCGAAATATTTAAAGCTAGCTCAAAGCCCTTCCTTCACTTGATGACCGACGCACAAGTAAATAACGCACCTTTCTCTACTAGAGCCGAAGCTCATCACAGAGTAGTTACCCTTCACTTCAACTCCGACAGAAAGTCACAAAAACAAAGGACTTCCCTTTTGTTCACCTTCAAAGGAACCAAGGTAACAAAAGGCACTGACAGAACATGGCTTATACCATACATGGGGAAGGTAAGCTCTCTTGCTGCAGCCGCTGCTGAAAAGTGGGGCATCAAAGCCGCAGTAGTACCCACAAACACTCCCGAATCCCTCGAAACCGCGGGTAAGTTTATATCCATGGAGACCTGTTTCCCCTTGAGAGGGGTCGTTGGAGACATCATGGCTACTCTCTTAAAACTCGAGGCAGAAAAAGGCCCACGAAAAGTGCAAGATGAATACCTGATTTTTCTTCCCACCACCAGCGGTCCCTGCCGCTTTGGTAAATATTCAGAAGTACTAAAACTCATACTCAGGCAAGTTGGCTTAGGAGAGATTCCCATAGTATCTCCTAGCTCGTCAAGGGGATACTTAGACTTCGACGAACTGGGCCTGAACCTCAATCCATTCGATGGATTACGGTTAGCAGCCGATATATACGATGCGATCCTGGTATCTGACTTATTTGATGATCTCATATTGAGGTTCCGTCCATATGCCAAAGACCGAGAGGCCTTCAACGAACTTAGCCTCCAAAGGTTTAATTCCCTCAAGGATATCCTAGCGGGAAGAACTTCAGGCAAGGACGTTTGCCAGTGGCTAATGGAGACGGCAAAAACTATGGCGGAGTTTCCTAAGAAACAGAAAGAACGCTTCCCTTTGGTCCTCTACGTGGGAGAGATATACATGCGTCAGCACGATCCGTACACAGGAAACATAGTGGAAAGGCTCGAAGAGGAAGGGCTGGAACTAGTGAGAAGCCCCGTTCATGAGTGGCTGGAATACGTAACGTTCCTAGCATGGGAGAAAGGAAGAAAACCACTGAACCTGTTAGCAGAAGCCTACATGAGATTCGCCAACGGAAAATTCAAAAGGACTATCCAAAGTTACTTAAAGGAAAGACACGTGCTCTCATCTCCAAGGGAGATCCTATCCAGGATAGAAGCAGAAGAGGTATATCATTCCGATATCATGGGAGAATCTGCCCTATCCATAGGCATATTCAACGAGTTTATAAAGGGGCGCCTGAGTAGCCATAAACCTCCCATATGCGGTATATTCCACGTAGGGCCCTTTACGTGTATGCAAGAGGGAATATCGAGCGCAAAGATTCGGGCGATGATAAAGGAGTTTCAAAAAGGAAACAGGGAAGAAGTAATTCCTGTAATAAACGCATTCTTCGGGGAATCACCAAACCCAAACCTGGAAGCCGAAATAGCCTCCTTTAGGGAAAGTTGCTACCTAAGAGCACAATTGACCAACCCATAG
- a CDS encoding alkyl hydroperoxide reductase/ Thiol specific antioxidant/ Mal allergen (PFAM: C-terminal domain of 1-Cys peroxiredoxin; AhpC/TSA family~COGs: COG0450 Peroxiredoxin~InterPro IPR000866: IPR019479: IPR017936~KEGG: aco:Amico_1619 alkyl hydroperoxide reductase/thiol specific antioxidant/Mal allergen~PFAM: alkyl hydroperoxide reductase/ Thiol specific antioxidant/ Mal allergen; Peroxiredoxin-like~SPTR: Alkyl hydroperoxide reductase/ Thiol specific antioxidant/ Mal allergen) → MSAVADRYKEFQELGVEVLSVSVDSQFVHKVWNDQELSKMVEGGVPFPMISDAGGNLGKIYGVYDEKAGVDVRGRFIIDPDGVIQAMEVLTPPVGRNVDEAIRQIMAFQHVRNTGGKEVTPSGWQPGKKVLKPGPDLVGAVWKEWTPKDI, encoded by the coding sequence GTGTCGGCGGTCGCCGACAGGTACAAGGAGTTTCAGGAGCTTGGTGTAGAAGTGCTGTCTGTCAGTGTGGACAGTCAGTTTGTTCATAAGGTATGGAATGACCAGGAGCTTTCGAAGATGGTAGAGGGCGGAGTTCCCTTCCCAATGATCTCCGATGCCGGAGGAAACTTGGGTAAGATATATGGTGTGTACGACGAGAAAGCCGGTGTGGACGTGAGGGGCCGCTTCATAATAGACCCAGACGGTGTCATACAGGCTATGGAGGTTTTGACTCCTCCGGTAGGCAGGAACGTGGACGAAGCCATAAGACAGATCATGGCCTTCCAGCACGTAAGAAACACTGGTGGCAAAGAGGTGACGCCTTCAGGGTGGCAACCTGGAAAGAAGGTTTTAAAGCCTGGTCCGGACCTCGTAGGGGCCGTTTGGAAAGAGTGGACCCCCAAGGATATTTAG
- a CDS encoding nitroreductase (PFAM: Nitroreductase family~COGs: COG0778 Nitroreductase~InterPro IPR000415~KEGG: aco:Amico_0284 nitroreductase~PFAM: nitroreductase~SPTR: Nitroreductase), translating to MGFIDLVLKRKSIRSFLSTPVDRTILDKCLEAARLAPSACNAQPWQFFICDKEPLRSELSERAFSGIYSMNSFAKEAPVLVVVAKRTTKVAPKVGGLFQGVDFGLIDIGIACDHFQLAAAEEDLGTCLLGWFNSKAVVKILNLPKNLKPTLMIAVGYPKGPMGGRKDRLPLEEVRSYIESPSK from the coding sequence ATGGGTTTTATCGACTTGGTCCTGAAACGTAAAAGCATAAGGTCCTTTCTTTCAACTCCAGTGGATAGAACCATACTGGACAAGTGTTTAGAGGCGGCACGGCTTGCCCCTTCTGCCTGCAATGCCCAGCCTTGGCAATTTTTTATATGCGACAAGGAGCCACTGAGAAGCGAACTTTCAGAGAGGGCCTTCTCTGGCATATATTCCATGAATTCCTTTGCCAAGGAAGCTCCAGTCCTCGTGGTCGTTGCCAAAAGGACCACGAAAGTCGCCCCAAAGGTGGGAGGACTATTCCAAGGCGTGGACTTTGGCCTGATTGATATTGGGATAGCGTGCGACCACTTCCAACTTGCGGCAGCGGAAGAAGACCTGGGGACCTGTCTTTTGGGCTGGTTCAACTCGAAAGCCGTAGTAAAGATACTCAATCTACCTAAAAACCTAAAGCCCACCTTGATGATAGCTGTAGGATATCCTAAGGGTCCAATGGGAGGCCGCAAAGATAGGCTTCCTCTTGAAGAGGTGCGGTCGTACATAGAAAGTCCTTCGAAATAA